The following proteins are co-located in the Acidimicrobiia bacterium genome:
- a CDS encoding GNAT family N-acetyltransferase: MDMQLPDIAGVSDRPFGREGDFQVVAELVVAEARADGQADAVMTAEDVEVAFRNTDHMDLEHDFRFVEIEGIPVGYVTTRWWDEVDGPRVYRHMCKVVPEWRNRGIGTAMLRWAQDRLSERAATHRTDKLKAYRTDVDEQASGGAALLEEAGYRAIQHGATLVRPNLDGIPEAILPADLTIRPVTAEQLRTIWEADVEAFRDHWGFSEPTEKDWQTFLDFPYRDESLWKVAWDGDRVAGQVRSFINEVDNRENNRRRGWTEFISTAREWRGRGVATALICASLRQLAERGMEEAALGVHVENPHGAYRLYQSLGFEVVSFGTTYEKSFA, translated from the coding sequence ATGGACATGCAGCTTCCCGACATCGCCGGTGTTAGCGACCGCCCGTTCGGGCGGGAGGGCGACTTCCAGGTAGTCGCCGAACTCGTCGTCGCCGAAGCACGCGCCGACGGTCAGGCCGACGCCGTGATGACGGCCGAGGACGTCGAAGTCGCCTTCCGCAACACCGACCATATGGACCTCGAACATGACTTCCGATTCGTAGAGATCGAGGGAATCCCGGTCGGCTACGTAACGACCCGCTGGTGGGATGAGGTCGACGGGCCCCGCGTCTACCGCCACATGTGCAAGGTGGTACCGGAATGGCGCAACCGCGGCATCGGGACGGCCATGCTCCGTTGGGCGCAAGACCGCCTGTCAGAGCGGGCCGCCACCCATCGCACCGATAAGTTGAAAGCGTACCGGACCGACGTCGACGAGCAAGCAAGCGGTGGGGCGGCCCTACTCGAGGAGGCCGGCTATCGAGCAATCCAGCACGGAGCGACCCTCGTCCGCCCGAACCTCGACGGGATCCCCGAGGCCATCCTTCCGGCTGATCTGACCATCCGCCCGGTGACGGCCGAGCAGCTGCGGACGATTTGGGAGGCCGACGTCGAGGCGTTCCGAGATCACTGGGGCTTCTCCGAACCGACGGAAAAGGATTGGCAGACGTTCCTCGACTTTCCCTATCGGGACGAATCGCTGTGGAAGGTCGCATGGGACGGCGATCGAGTCGCCGGCCAGGTCCGATCGTTCATCAACGAGGTCGACAACCGAGAGAACAACCGCAGGCGGGGATGGACGGAGTTCATCTCGACAGCCAGGGAGTGGCGCGGAAGGGGCGTGGCGACGGCTCTCATCTGCGCCAGCTTGCGACAACTGGCAGAGCGGGGGATGGAGGAGGCGGCCCTCGGTGTCCACGTGGAGAACCCGCACGGCGCCTACCGGCTCTATCAGAGCCTTGGTTTCGAGGTCGTCAGTTTCGGGACCACGTACGAGAAATCGTTCGCCTAG
- a CDS encoding type IV pilus twitching motility protein PilT has product MPQLDNLFRAMKEHGASDLHLVAGNPPIMRIDGELIRLNSPALTDANLRPLLQEITPPSMWTTYTESGDVDFGYELADIARFRANLFVQKDGAAGVFRLIPSKILSCADLGLPEEVSKLAYLRQGLVLVTGPTGSGKSTTLAAIIDEVNRNRSDNLITIEDPIEFVHQGVKALVSHREVGNHTQSFTAALRAVLREDPDIILVGEMRDLETIRLALEAAATGHLVFGTLHTLNSAKTVDRIIEVFPSREQAQIRSTLADALRAVIAQTLFKRVDQPGRVAALELMMCTPAISNLIREGKTFQIPSALQTGKREGMRTMDASIIQLLEAGKIDPLDASDKMLNPELIAPYLARAGHR; this is encoded by the coding sequence TTGCCGCAACTCGACAATCTGTTTCGTGCCATGAAAGAGCATGGTGCGTCTGATCTGCATCTGGTGGCCGGCAACCCTCCCATCATGCGTATCGACGGCGAACTGATCCGTCTCAACAGTCCTGCCCTCACCGACGCCAACCTCCGGCCGCTGCTCCAGGAGATCACTCCCCCTTCGATGTGGACCACCTACACCGAATCGGGCGACGTTGATTTCGGATACGAACTGGCAGATATCGCCCGCTTCCGGGCCAACCTATTCGTGCAGAAGGACGGGGCAGCCGGTGTCTTCCGGCTCATTCCTTCCAAGATCCTGAGCTGCGCCGACCTAGGTCTTCCAGAGGAGGTCAGCAAGCTGGCCTACCTCCGGCAGGGCCTGGTGCTCGTCACCGGCCCGACCGGCTCCGGTAAGTCGACCACGCTGGCCGCCATCATCGATGAGGTCAACCGGAATCGATCAGACAACCTGATCACGATCGAAGATCCGATCGAATTCGTCCACCAGGGCGTGAAAGCGCTCGTCAGTCATCGCGAGGTCGGCAACCACACGCAGAGCTTCACAGCTGCGCTGCGGGCGGTGTTACGTGAGGATCCGGACATCATCCTGGTTGGAGAAATGCGCGACCTCGAGACGATTCGGCTGGCACTCGAAGCCGCCGCCACCGGACACCTCGTTTTCGGGACGCTCCACACCCTCAACTCGGCAAAGACGGTCGATCGCATCATCGAGGTCTTCCCCTCCAGGGAACAGGCACAGATTCGCTCCACTCTCGCCGACGCGCTTCGGGCCGTAATCGCTCAAACCTTGTTCAAACGCGTCGACCAGCCGGGTCGAGTGGCGGCACTCGAGCTCATGATGTGCACTCCGGCCATCTCCAACCTCATCCGCGAGGGCAAGACGTTCCAAATCCCGTCAGCCCTCCAGACCGGCAAGAGGGAAGGGATGCGCACGATGGATGCCTCCATCATTCAACTCCTCGAGGCGGGCAAGATCGATCCGCTCGACGCGTCGGACAAGATGCTCAACCCGGAGTTGATCGCTCCGTACCTCGCCCGAGCGGGCCACCGATGA
- a CDS encoding rhomboid family intramembrane serine protease: MESTDKPTEPIRELQLLIAVVILLWSIEIVDSVFLGDALQSQGIRPRTLSGFDGILWAPFLHGSFGHLISNTVPFIVVGGLVMLRGIRKWLAITLTIMVVGGLLVWLLARPTLHIGASILVFGYLGYLLVVGFFEKDLRWIAIGVGVLFVYGGAIIWGLLPFQRGISWEGHLFGMAGGVLAAYLLSKPD, encoded by the coding sequence ATGGAATCCACGGATAAGCCCACAGAGCCAATCCGCGAGCTGCAGCTGCTCATCGCGGTGGTCATCCTGCTGTGGAGCATCGAGATCGTGGACAGTGTGTTCCTCGGTGATGCCCTCCAGTCGCAGGGGATTCGCCCGAGGACCCTCTCGGGATTCGACGGGATCCTGTGGGCGCCGTTCCTGCACGGATCCTTCGGCCACCTCATTTCCAACACGGTCCCGTTCATCGTGGTGGGCGGACTGGTGATGTTGCGCGGAATCCGCAAGTGGCTGGCCATCACCTTGACGATCATGGTGGTGGGAGGGCTGCTCGTGTGGCTGCTGGCCCGACCGACCCTCCATATCGGCGCCAGCATTCTCGTCTTCGGGTACCTCGGGTATCTGCTGGTGGTCGGCTTCTTCGAAAAAGACCTGCGGTGGATCGCCATCGGCGTTGGCGTGTTATTTGTGTACGGCGGAGCCATCATTTGGGGACTCCTGCCGTTCCAGCGTGGGATCTCGTGGGAGGGCCACCTCTTCGGCATGGCCGGCGGCGTGCTGGCGGCCTACCTGCTGAGCAAGCCTGACTGA
- a CDS encoding NAD(P)/FAD-dependent oxidoreductase produces MEHRDVIVIGAGLAGLSAAAHLATQGQKVLVIEHHAVPGGFAHEFKRSGFRFEVALHALDGAGPGGWLYGMLQELGITDRLTMQRLDPLYTLRLPDFEVTAHADINDYRSELVELFPGEAGGIRSFLDSVVQVGRDISSYARDRAEGDRPDPGQMLKRYPAMSIAFTQSWADFLGAHVTDDQLKATLSALWGYFGLPPSRMSAGLFAAALSSYHINGGYYPVGGSMALSRALEAVIVENGGRVVYRNTVTGLDVVDGRITTVETHRGNRYEGDVFISTAGPLDTIGFAGEENFDDAFVAALSSDQPALSNLVVYLGVKGDLAAEGWPHHEFFVDDGYDLEAGYQFVVNGDFERAGMVITNYTESDPGCAPDGHSSLVLMTLAPWDHADVWGTGGNLDGYSKHPGYLAVKEAAGEVLIKRASALIPGLADRIIIKEIATPLTNVRYGRQPFGSIYGREQTVENMFTNRRSPRTPIPNLFLAGAWIGGGGMSTAMGSGRTAAALAARALDG; encoded by the coding sequence ATGGAACATCGGGATGTCATCGTCATCGGAGCCGGCCTGGCCGGACTCAGTGCCGCCGCCCACCTCGCCACACAGGGGCAGAAGGTGCTGGTCATCGAGCACCATGCGGTCCCCGGCGGATTTGCCCACGAGTTCAAACGAAGCGGTTTCCGCTTCGAGGTCGCGTTGCACGCGCTGGATGGAGCCGGGCCGGGGGGCTGGTTGTACGGAATGCTTCAGGAGCTCGGGATAACCGACCGCCTCACCATGCAGCGTCTCGACCCTCTCTACACGCTGCGGCTGCCCGATTTCGAGGTCACCGCCCACGCCGACATCAACGACTATCGCTCCGAGCTCGTCGAGCTATTCCCGGGGGAAGCGGGAGGGATCCGATCCTTCCTCGACAGCGTCGTCCAGGTCGGCCGAGACATTTCTTCCTATGCGCGCGACCGGGCGGAGGGCGATCGCCCCGACCCCGGTCAGATGCTCAAACGCTACCCGGCGATGAGCATCGCCTTCACTCAGAGCTGGGCAGACTTCTTGGGGGCGCACGTGACCGACGACCAGCTGAAAGCGACCCTCTCTGCGCTCTGGGGCTATTTCGGGCTTCCGCCCAGCCGGATGAGCGCAGGGCTGTTTGCGGCCGCCCTGTCGAGCTACCACATCAACGGCGGCTACTACCCGGTCGGCGGAAGTATGGCCTTGAGCAGGGCTCTGGAGGCGGTAATCGTCGAAAACGGCGGCCGGGTCGTCTACCGGAACACGGTCACCGGCCTCGATGTGGTGGACGGGCGGATCACCACAGTTGAGACCCACCGGGGAAATCGATATGAAGGGGACGTATTCATCAGCACGGCAGGCCCGCTCGACACCATCGGATTCGCCGGCGAGGAGAATTTCGATGACGCCTTCGTTGCTGCGCTGTCGTCCGATCAGCCGGCGCTCTCCAATCTGGTCGTCTATCTAGGAGTGAAGGGGGACCTGGCGGCGGAAGGCTGGCCTCACCACGAGTTCTTCGTGGACGACGGATACGATCTCGAGGCCGGATACCAGTTCGTGGTCAACGGCGATTTCGAACGGGCGGGGATGGTGATCACCAATTACACAGAGTCCGACCCCGGCTGTGCGCCTGACGGACATAGCTCCCTCGTGCTGATGACACTGGCGCCGTGGGACCACGCAGATGTGTGGGGAACCGGAGGCAACCTCGACGGGTACTCGAAGCATCCGGGGTACCTGGCGGTGAAAGAAGCGGCCGGCGAGGTGCTGATCAAGAGAGCAAGCGCGCTCATCCCGGGCCTCGCCGACCGGATCATTATCAAGGAGATCGCCACCCCGTTGACCAACGTCCGGTACGGGCGCCAGCCATTCGGGTCGATCTACGGGCGCGAGCAGACCGTTGAGAACATGTTCACCAACCGGCGGTCACCGAGGACACCGATCCCCAATCTGTTCCTGGCGGGTGCGTGGATAGGCGGCGGTGGAATGAGCACGGCTATGGGCTCCGGCCGGACGGCGGCCGCCCTCGCCGCTAGAGCACTGGATGGCTGA
- a CDS encoding FAD-dependent oxidoreductase, with amino-acid sequence MQMQPKAPGRADVVIAGAGIAGISTAFHLSVQLEVERVVICDLLPPMTLTSDKSTECYRNWWPGPGDGMVALMNRSIDLLEEWATSSDNAFNLSRRGYLYVTGDPVNLAAMEQQAGAISALGGGDLRVLRGRPDDPAYAASPPAAFEEVPGGADLFLDGGVLRSHFPYLSTAAVGGLHVRRAGWLSAQQLGAWLLERARTAGVELVTDRVVALDISDERVRGVRLESGEMIETDRFLNAAGPLAADVGKLAGADLPLFSEVHRKVSFRDVRSALPRHAPMLIWNDPQALAWSNAELAELAGDPELRYLVGILGAGAHCRPDGPDEAATVLGLWECHTDVRPPEFPIADDPLYPEIVLRGLTTMVPGFGEYLERLPQPYVDGGYYTKTAENRPLIGPAGVAGSFVVAALSGFGIMAAAAAGELGALHVVGGALPDYWRWFSPDRYADPDYLTLVDRMTDSGQI; translated from the coding sequence ATGCAGATGCAGCCGAAGGCACCCGGGCGTGCAGACGTCGTGATCGCAGGCGCGGGTATCGCCGGCATATCCACGGCGTTTCACCTCTCCGTGCAACTCGAAGTGGAACGGGTGGTCATCTGCGACCTGCTCCCGCCGATGACACTCACCAGCGACAAGTCGACGGAGTGCTACAGGAACTGGTGGCCGGGTCCCGGCGACGGCATGGTGGCGTTGATGAATCGTTCGATCGACCTCCTCGAGGAGTGGGCCACCTCCAGCGACAACGCGTTCAACCTGTCACGGCGCGGCTATCTCTACGTCACGGGCGACCCGGTGAATCTGGCGGCCATGGAACAACAGGCCGGGGCGATCTCAGCACTCGGAGGCGGCGACCTGCGGGTGCTTCGAGGTCGGCCCGACGATCCGGCCTATGCCGCCTCACCTCCGGCGGCATTCGAGGAAGTGCCCGGCGGTGCCGACCTATTCCTGGACGGTGGCGTGCTGCGCTCCCACTTCCCGTATCTGTCAACGGCGGCGGTCGGCGGCTTGCACGTTCGTCGGGCCGGCTGGTTGTCTGCCCAGCAACTGGGAGCGTGGCTGCTCGAGCGGGCCAGAACGGCCGGCGTCGAACTCGTCACAGATCGGGTGGTGGCTCTCGACATCTCAGACGAACGAGTGAGAGGCGTGCGGCTGGAATCAGGCGAGATGATCGAGACCGATCGGTTTCTCAACGCGGCCGGACCGCTGGCGGCCGACGTTGGAAAGCTCGCCGGCGCCGATCTCCCGCTGTTCTCGGAGGTGCATCGCAAAGTCTCGTTTCGCGATGTCCGCTCTGCCCTCCCACGTCACGCTCCAATGCTGATCTGGAACGATCCCCAGGCGCTGGCCTGGAGCAACGCCGAACTGGCAGAACTGGCTGGGGACCCCGAACTCCGCTACCTGGTCGGGATACTTGGAGCGGGTGCGCATTGCCGGCCGGACGGGCCGGATGAGGCGGCCACCGTGCTCGGATTGTGGGAGTGCCACACGGACGTCCGTCCGCCTGAGTTCCCGATCGCGGATGATCCGCTCTACCCCGAGATCGTGTTGCGCGGTCTCACCACGATGGTGCCGGGGTTCGGCGAGTACCTCGAACGGCTTCCGCAGCCGTACGTCGACGGCGGCTACTACACGAAAACGGCAGAGAATCGGCCCCTGATCGGCCCGGCCGGCGTGGCCGGATCGTTTGTGGTCGCCGCCCTCTCCGGATTCGGGATCATGGCGGCCGCGGCAGCGGGAGAACTCGGCGCACTGCACGTGGTTGGAGGCGCGCTCCCGGACTACTGGCGGTGGTTCTCGCCCGACCGGTATGCCGATCCGGACTACCTGACGCTGGTCGACCGGATGACGGACTCGGGCCAGATTTGA